One window of Xylocopa sonorina isolate GNS202 chromosome 9, iyXylSono1_principal, whole genome shotgun sequence genomic DNA carries:
- the Tab2 gene encoding TAK1-associated binding protein 2 isoform X4, whose product MGECHCSNIAIMQLFHELKQQFPALPDHIVSQCIAQNSHDRETCARSLRAAQESRQSPGVFLPAALCGVLQQQQQQQQQQQYHQRANHVATQHQHQQQRCCPMNQTQQRPHRPASLDIGMTRRCPISCTRAAAISAASTPSSAPAACTTRGFFNDCIGLSDPNCPNIIQNAGNEPAGFELNVNVACSPAGNRDFRTVPTIGGACKRSDLLLDPRTHYVEPVLNLENTGPQIDHTRSYTSVSLTLRPPSSEPQPPIDIRSQGSSLTYSSSSLDPRGFQSRLQISIGAGAVGSAAAARIRPPMGPNRPNSLIPPVQTGPQRPPGLPAGPPSQLPRPTTTMSAPTTPCVPSTTNIVPPISLPTTPSGPTTTSPPSSPIGERTQANSDQSRSPLNQVAEHQRTLVAEQWARKERLANELRAEKGRLEAMKKELQFLTTPPQELKKKLRSEIYQLQVECDRLLGEESMDQWLDPRIPLGETNEKFYEDIYTGQPLPSRRTDSSNPPPLPSQPPAWQPELTGNNIDREERDGPPWVCKMCTFNNHPLMNKCEQCDMPRLLDHGNAGETQDIHIRVTHHHNFSPSRTVHSWVV is encoded by the exons ATGGGGGAGTGTCATTGCTCTAACATCGCTATCATGCAGCTGTTCCATGAGCTGAAGCAGCAGTTCCCTGCGCTCCCTGATCACATCGTTTCCCAGTGCATCGCCCAG AACAGCCACGATCGGGAGACATGCGCGAGAAGCCTCCGCGCCGCTCAAGAGTCACGACAGTCACCGGGCGTGTTCCTACCGGCGGCACTCTGCGGCGTTctccagcagcagcagcagcagcagcaacagcaacagtacCATCAGCGAGCGAACCACGTGGCCACCCAACACCAGCACCAGCAGCAACGTTGTTGTCCAATGAACCAAACGCAGCAAAGACCGCACAGGCCAGCATCGCTGGACATCGGTATGACACGGCGTTGCCCTATCAGCTGTACACGAGCAGCCGCGATATCAGCGGCCAGTACCCCGTCTTCAGCACCAGCCGCCTGTACGACGCGCGGTTTCTTTAACGATTGCATAGGGCTCAGCGACCCAAACTGCCCTAACATAATCCAGAACGCGGGAAACGAGCCAGCCGGATTCGAGCTGAACGTGAACGTTGCCTGCAGTCCTGCTGGCAATCGCG ACTTTCGAACGGTGCCTACGATCGGTGGTGCCTGTAAACGAAGCGATTTGCTCCTCGATCCACGGACCCACTACGTCGAGCCGGTGCTGAACTTGGAGAACACGGGTCCGCAGATCGATCACACACGGAGCTACACCTCGGTTAGCCTGACGCTTAGGCCGCCATCCTCGGAACCGCAACCTCCGATCGACATCAGATCGCAGGGCTCTAGTCTGACTTACTCGAGCTCCTCCCTGGATCCCAGGGGCTTTCAAAGTCGTCTCCAAATCAGCATAGGCGCTGGAGCCGTTGGCAGCGCGGCGGCCGCAAGGATCAGACCTCCGATGGGCCCCAACAGGCCCAACAGTTTGATACCACCGGTACAAACCGGTCCTCAAAGGCCACCAG GTCTCCCAGCAGGACCGCCTAGTCAATTGCCGAGACCCACGACGACGATGAGCGCCCCGACCACACCTTGCGTACCATCGACAACGAACATCGTCCCTCCCATTAGCCTTCCAACGACACCGTCAGGACCGACGACGACCTCGCCACCCTCCAGTCCCATTGGCGAACGTACACAGGCCAATTCCGATCAAAGTCGATCGCCGTTGAATCAAG TGGCGGAACACCAAAGGACATTGGTCGCAGAACAGTGGGCAAGAAAAGAAAGACTCGCCAATGAATTGAGGGCCGAGAAAGGACGActcgaagcgatgaaaaaaGAATTGCAGTTTCTTACGACGCCTCCACAG GAGCTGAAAAAAAAGTTGAGAAGCGAGATCTATCAACTGCAGGTTGAGTGCGACAGACTCTTGGGTGAAGAATCAATGGATCAATGGTTGGACCCAAGAA TACCTTTGGGCGAAACGAACGAAAAGTTTTATGAAGATATTTATACAGGCCAGCCTCTACCGTCGAGGCGTACTGACAGTTCTAATCCACCACCTCTGCCAAGTCAGCCACCTGCCTGGCAACCGGAACTGACTGGTAACAATATTGACAGAGAAGAACGAGACGGACCTCCTTGGGTCTGTAAGATGTGCACGTTTAATAATCATCCATTGATGAACAAATGCGAGCAGTGTGACATGCCGAGACTGTTGGATCATGGAAACGCAG GCGAGACTCAAGATATTCACATACGAGTAACACATCATCATAACTTTTCCCCA
- the Tab2 gene encoding TAK1-associated binding protein 2 isoform X5, which produces MGECHCSNIAIMQLFHELKQQFPALPDHIVSQCIAQNSHDRETCARSLRAAQESRQSPGVFLPAALCGVLQQQQQQQQQQQYHQRANHVATQHQHQQQRCCPMNQTQQRPHRPASLDIGMTRRCPISCTRAAAISAASTPSSAPAACTTRGFFNDCIGLSDPNCPNIIQNAGNEPAGFELNVNVACSPAGNRDFRTVPTIGGACKRSDLLLDPRTHYVEPVLNLENTGPQIDHTRSYTSVSLTLRPPSSEPQPPIDIRSQGSSLTYSSSSLDPRGFQSRLQISIGAGAVGSAAAARIRPPMGPNRPNSLIPPVQTGPQRPPVAGLPAGPPSQLPRPTTTMSAPTTPCVPSTTNIVPPISLPTTPSGPTTTSPPSSPIGERTQANSDQSRSPLNQVAEHQRTLVAEQWARKERLANELRAEKGRLEAMKKELQFLTTPPQELKKKLRSEIYQLQVECDRLLGEESMDQWLDPRIPLGETNEKFYEDIYTGQPLPSRRTDSSNPPPLPSQPPAWQPELTGNNIDREERDGPPWVCKMCTFNNHPLMNKCEQCDMPRLLDHGNAGETQDIHIRVTHHHNFSPSLHSWVV; this is translated from the exons ATGGGGGAGTGTCATTGCTCTAACATCGCTATCATGCAGCTGTTCCATGAGCTGAAGCAGCAGTTCCCTGCGCTCCCTGATCACATCGTTTCCCAGTGCATCGCCCAG AACAGCCACGATCGGGAGACATGCGCGAGAAGCCTCCGCGCCGCTCAAGAGTCACGACAGTCACCGGGCGTGTTCCTACCGGCGGCACTCTGCGGCGTTctccagcagcagcagcagcagcagcaacagcaacagtacCATCAGCGAGCGAACCACGTGGCCACCCAACACCAGCACCAGCAGCAACGTTGTTGTCCAATGAACCAAACGCAGCAAAGACCGCACAGGCCAGCATCGCTGGACATCGGTATGACACGGCGTTGCCCTATCAGCTGTACACGAGCAGCCGCGATATCAGCGGCCAGTACCCCGTCTTCAGCACCAGCCGCCTGTACGACGCGCGGTTTCTTTAACGATTGCATAGGGCTCAGCGACCCAAACTGCCCTAACATAATCCAGAACGCGGGAAACGAGCCAGCCGGATTCGAGCTGAACGTGAACGTTGCCTGCAGTCCTGCTGGCAATCGCG ACTTTCGAACGGTGCCTACGATCGGTGGTGCCTGTAAACGAAGCGATTTGCTCCTCGATCCACGGACCCACTACGTCGAGCCGGTGCTGAACTTGGAGAACACGGGTCCGCAGATCGATCACACACGGAGCTACACCTCGGTTAGCCTGACGCTTAGGCCGCCATCCTCGGAACCGCAACCTCCGATCGACATCAGATCGCAGGGCTCTAGTCTGACTTACTCGAGCTCCTCCCTGGATCCCAGGGGCTTTCAAAGTCGTCTCCAAATCAGCATAGGCGCTGGAGCCGTTGGCAGCGCGGCGGCCGCAAGGATCAGACCTCCGATGGGCCCCAACAGGCCCAACAGTTTGATACCACCGGTACAAACCGGTCCTCAAAGGCCACCAG TTGCAGGTCTCCCAGCAGGACCGCCTAGTCAATTGCCGAGACCCACGACGACGATGAGCGCCCCGACCACACCTTGCGTACCATCGACAACGAACATCGTCCCTCCCATTAGCCTTCCAACGACACCGTCAGGACCGACGACGACCTCGCCACCCTCCAGTCCCATTGGCGAACGTACACAGGCCAATTCCGATCAAAGTCGATCGCCGTTGAATCAAG TGGCGGAACACCAAAGGACATTGGTCGCAGAACAGTGGGCAAGAAAAGAAAGACTCGCCAATGAATTGAGGGCCGAGAAAGGACGActcgaagcgatgaaaaaaGAATTGCAGTTTCTTACGACGCCTCCACAG GAGCTGAAAAAAAAGTTGAGAAGCGAGATCTATCAACTGCAGGTTGAGTGCGACAGACTCTTGGGTGAAGAATCAATGGATCAATGGTTGGACCCAAGAA TACCTTTGGGCGAAACGAACGAAAAGTTTTATGAAGATATTTATACAGGCCAGCCTCTACCGTCGAGGCGTACTGACAGTTCTAATCCACCACCTCTGCCAAGTCAGCCACCTGCCTGGCAACCGGAACTGACTGGTAACAATATTGACAGAGAAGAACGAGACGGACCTCCTTGGGTCTGTAAGATGTGCACGTTTAATAATCATCCATTGATGAACAAATGCGAGCAGTGTGACATGCCGAGACTGTTGGATCATGGAAACGCAG GCGAGACTCAAGATATTCACATACGAGTAACACATCATCATAACTTTTCCCCA
- the Tab2 gene encoding TAK1-associated binding protein 2 isoform X2, whose translation MGECHCSNIAIMQLFHELKQQFPALPDHIVSQCIAQNSHDRETCARSLRAAQESRQSPGVFLPAALCGVLQQQQQQQQQQQYHQRANHVATQHQHQQQRCCPMNQTQQRPHRPASLDIGMTRRCPISCTRAAAISAASTPSSAPAACTTRGFFNDCIGLSDPNCPNIIQNAGNEPAGFELNVNVACSPAGNRDFRTVPTIGGACKRSDLLLDPRTHYVEPVLNLENTGPQIDHTRSYTSVSLTLRPPSSEPQPPIDIRSQGSSLTYSSSSLDPRGFQSRLQISIGAGAVGSAAAARIRPPMGPNRPNSLIPPVQTGPQRPPVAGLPAGPPSQLPRPTTTMSAPTTPCVPSTTNIVPPISLPTTPSGPTTTSPPSSPIGERTQANSDQSRSPLNQVAEHQRTLVAEQWARKERLANELRAEKGRLEAMKKELQFLTTPPQELKKKLRSEIYQLQVECDRLLGEESMDQWLDPRIPLGETNEKFYEDIYTGQPLPSRRTDSSNPPPLPSQPPAWQPELTGNNIDREERDGPPWVCKMCTFNNHPLMNKCEQCDMPRLLDHGNAGETQDIHIRVTHHHNFSPSRTVHSWVV comes from the exons ATGGGGGAGTGTCATTGCTCTAACATCGCTATCATGCAGCTGTTCCATGAGCTGAAGCAGCAGTTCCCTGCGCTCCCTGATCACATCGTTTCCCAGTGCATCGCCCAG AACAGCCACGATCGGGAGACATGCGCGAGAAGCCTCCGCGCCGCTCAAGAGTCACGACAGTCACCGGGCGTGTTCCTACCGGCGGCACTCTGCGGCGTTctccagcagcagcagcagcagcagcaacagcaacagtacCATCAGCGAGCGAACCACGTGGCCACCCAACACCAGCACCAGCAGCAACGTTGTTGTCCAATGAACCAAACGCAGCAAAGACCGCACAGGCCAGCATCGCTGGACATCGGTATGACACGGCGTTGCCCTATCAGCTGTACACGAGCAGCCGCGATATCAGCGGCCAGTACCCCGTCTTCAGCACCAGCCGCCTGTACGACGCGCGGTTTCTTTAACGATTGCATAGGGCTCAGCGACCCAAACTGCCCTAACATAATCCAGAACGCGGGAAACGAGCCAGCCGGATTCGAGCTGAACGTGAACGTTGCCTGCAGTCCTGCTGGCAATCGCG ACTTTCGAACGGTGCCTACGATCGGTGGTGCCTGTAAACGAAGCGATTTGCTCCTCGATCCACGGACCCACTACGTCGAGCCGGTGCTGAACTTGGAGAACACGGGTCCGCAGATCGATCACACACGGAGCTACACCTCGGTTAGCCTGACGCTTAGGCCGCCATCCTCGGAACCGCAACCTCCGATCGACATCAGATCGCAGGGCTCTAGTCTGACTTACTCGAGCTCCTCCCTGGATCCCAGGGGCTTTCAAAGTCGTCTCCAAATCAGCATAGGCGCTGGAGCCGTTGGCAGCGCGGCGGCCGCAAGGATCAGACCTCCGATGGGCCCCAACAGGCCCAACAGTTTGATACCACCGGTACAAACCGGTCCTCAAAGGCCACCAG TTGCAGGTCTCCCAGCAGGACCGCCTAGTCAATTGCCGAGACCCACGACGACGATGAGCGCCCCGACCACACCTTGCGTACCATCGACAACGAACATCGTCCCTCCCATTAGCCTTCCAACGACACCGTCAGGACCGACGACGACCTCGCCACCCTCCAGTCCCATTGGCGAACGTACACAGGCCAATTCCGATCAAAGTCGATCGCCGTTGAATCAAG TGGCGGAACACCAAAGGACATTGGTCGCAGAACAGTGGGCAAGAAAAGAAAGACTCGCCAATGAATTGAGGGCCGAGAAAGGACGActcgaagcgatgaaaaaaGAATTGCAGTTTCTTACGACGCCTCCACAG GAGCTGAAAAAAAAGTTGAGAAGCGAGATCTATCAACTGCAGGTTGAGTGCGACAGACTCTTGGGTGAAGAATCAATGGATCAATGGTTGGACCCAAGAA TACCTTTGGGCGAAACGAACGAAAAGTTTTATGAAGATATTTATACAGGCCAGCCTCTACCGTCGAGGCGTACTGACAGTTCTAATCCACCACCTCTGCCAAGTCAGCCACCTGCCTGGCAACCGGAACTGACTGGTAACAATATTGACAGAGAAGAACGAGACGGACCTCCTTGGGTCTGTAAGATGTGCACGTTTAATAATCATCCATTGATGAACAAATGCGAGCAGTGTGACATGCCGAGACTGTTGGATCATGGAAACGCAG GCGAGACTCAAGATATTCACATACGAGTAACACATCATCATAACTTTTCCCCA
- the Tab2 gene encoding TAK1-associated binding protein 2 isoform X3: MGECHCSNIAIMQLFHELKQQFPALPDHIVSQCIAQNSHDRETCARSLRAAQESRQSPGVFLPAALCGVLQQQQQQQQQQQYHQRANHVATQHQHQQQRCCPMNQTQQRPHRPASLDIGMTRRCPISCTRAAAISAASTPSSAPAACTTRGFFNDCIGLSDPNCPNIIQNAGNEPAGFELNVNVACSPAGNRDFRTVPTIGGACKRSDLLLDPRTHYVEPVLNLENTGPQIDHTRSYTSVSLTLRPPSSEPQPPIDIRSQGSSLTYSSSSLDPRGFQSRLQISIGAGAVGSAAAARIRPPMGPNRPNSLIPPVQTGPQRPPGLPAGPPSQLPRPTTTMSAPTTPCVPSTTNIVPPISLPTTPSGPTTTSPPSSPIGERTQANSDQSRSPLNQVAEHQRTLVAEQWARKERLANELRAEKGRLEAMKKELQFLTTPPQELKKKLRSEIYQLQVECDRLLGEESMDQWLDPRIPLGETNEKFYEDIYTGQPLPSRRTDSSNPPPLPSQPPAWQPELTGNNIDREERDGPPWVCKMCTFNNHPLMNKCEQCDMPRLLDHGNAGTISRKSIEDIGTRFTRLDIDPSPSPSPK, encoded by the exons ATGGGGGAGTGTCATTGCTCTAACATCGCTATCATGCAGCTGTTCCATGAGCTGAAGCAGCAGTTCCCTGCGCTCCCTGATCACATCGTTTCCCAGTGCATCGCCCAG AACAGCCACGATCGGGAGACATGCGCGAGAAGCCTCCGCGCCGCTCAAGAGTCACGACAGTCACCGGGCGTGTTCCTACCGGCGGCACTCTGCGGCGTTctccagcagcagcagcagcagcagcaacagcaacagtacCATCAGCGAGCGAACCACGTGGCCACCCAACACCAGCACCAGCAGCAACGTTGTTGTCCAATGAACCAAACGCAGCAAAGACCGCACAGGCCAGCATCGCTGGACATCGGTATGACACGGCGTTGCCCTATCAGCTGTACACGAGCAGCCGCGATATCAGCGGCCAGTACCCCGTCTTCAGCACCAGCCGCCTGTACGACGCGCGGTTTCTTTAACGATTGCATAGGGCTCAGCGACCCAAACTGCCCTAACATAATCCAGAACGCGGGAAACGAGCCAGCCGGATTCGAGCTGAACGTGAACGTTGCCTGCAGTCCTGCTGGCAATCGCG ACTTTCGAACGGTGCCTACGATCGGTGGTGCCTGTAAACGAAGCGATTTGCTCCTCGATCCACGGACCCACTACGTCGAGCCGGTGCTGAACTTGGAGAACACGGGTCCGCAGATCGATCACACACGGAGCTACACCTCGGTTAGCCTGACGCTTAGGCCGCCATCCTCGGAACCGCAACCTCCGATCGACATCAGATCGCAGGGCTCTAGTCTGACTTACTCGAGCTCCTCCCTGGATCCCAGGGGCTTTCAAAGTCGTCTCCAAATCAGCATAGGCGCTGGAGCCGTTGGCAGCGCGGCGGCCGCAAGGATCAGACCTCCGATGGGCCCCAACAGGCCCAACAGTTTGATACCACCGGTACAAACCGGTCCTCAAAGGCCACCAG GTCTCCCAGCAGGACCGCCTAGTCAATTGCCGAGACCCACGACGACGATGAGCGCCCCGACCACACCTTGCGTACCATCGACAACGAACATCGTCCCTCCCATTAGCCTTCCAACGACACCGTCAGGACCGACGACGACCTCGCCACCCTCCAGTCCCATTGGCGAACGTACACAGGCCAATTCCGATCAAAGTCGATCGCCGTTGAATCAAG TGGCGGAACACCAAAGGACATTGGTCGCAGAACAGTGGGCAAGAAAAGAAAGACTCGCCAATGAATTGAGGGCCGAGAAAGGACGActcgaagcgatgaaaaaaGAATTGCAGTTTCTTACGACGCCTCCACAG GAGCTGAAAAAAAAGTTGAGAAGCGAGATCTATCAACTGCAGGTTGAGTGCGACAGACTCTTGGGTGAAGAATCAATGGATCAATGGTTGGACCCAAGAA TACCTTTGGGCGAAACGAACGAAAAGTTTTATGAAGATATTTATACAGGCCAGCCTCTACCGTCGAGGCGTACTGACAGTTCTAATCCACCACCTCTGCCAAGTCAGCCACCTGCCTGGCAACCGGAACTGACTGGTAACAATATTGACAGAGAAGAACGAGACGGACCTCCTTGGGTCTGTAAGATGTGCACGTTTAATAATCATCCATTGATGAACAAATGCGAGCAGTGTGACATGCCGAGACTGTTGGATCATGGAAACGCAGGTACGATTTCCAGAAAATCGATAGAGGACATTGGGACACGGTTCACGCGGTTGGACATCGATCCATCACCTTCGCCGTCCCCGAAATAA
- the Tab2 gene encoding TAK1-associated binding protein 2 isoform X1: MGECHCSNIAIMQLFHELKQQFPALPDHIVSQCIAQNSHDRETCARSLRAAQESRQSPGVFLPAALCGVLQQQQQQQQQQQYHQRANHVATQHQHQQQRCCPMNQTQQRPHRPASLDIGMTRRCPISCTRAAAISAASTPSSAPAACTTRGFFNDCIGLSDPNCPNIIQNAGNEPAGFELNVNVACSPAGNRDFRTVPTIGGACKRSDLLLDPRTHYVEPVLNLENTGPQIDHTRSYTSVSLTLRPPSSEPQPPIDIRSQGSSLTYSSSSLDPRGFQSRLQISIGAGAVGSAAAARIRPPMGPNRPNSLIPPVQTGPQRPPVAGLPAGPPSQLPRPTTTMSAPTTPCVPSTTNIVPPISLPTTPSGPTTTSPPSSPIGERTQANSDQSRSPLNQVAEHQRTLVAEQWARKERLANELRAEKGRLEAMKKELQFLTTPPQELKKKLRSEIYQLQVECDRLLGEESMDQWLDPRIPLGETNEKFYEDIYTGQPLPSRRTDSSNPPPLPSQPPAWQPELTGNNIDREERDGPPWVCKMCTFNNHPLMNKCEQCDMPRLLDHGNAGTISRKSIEDIGTRFTRLDIDPSPSPSPK; the protein is encoded by the exons ATGGGGGAGTGTCATTGCTCTAACATCGCTATCATGCAGCTGTTCCATGAGCTGAAGCAGCAGTTCCCTGCGCTCCCTGATCACATCGTTTCCCAGTGCATCGCCCAG AACAGCCACGATCGGGAGACATGCGCGAGAAGCCTCCGCGCCGCTCAAGAGTCACGACAGTCACCGGGCGTGTTCCTACCGGCGGCACTCTGCGGCGTTctccagcagcagcagcagcagcagcaacagcaacagtacCATCAGCGAGCGAACCACGTGGCCACCCAACACCAGCACCAGCAGCAACGTTGTTGTCCAATGAACCAAACGCAGCAAAGACCGCACAGGCCAGCATCGCTGGACATCGGTATGACACGGCGTTGCCCTATCAGCTGTACACGAGCAGCCGCGATATCAGCGGCCAGTACCCCGTCTTCAGCACCAGCCGCCTGTACGACGCGCGGTTTCTTTAACGATTGCATAGGGCTCAGCGACCCAAACTGCCCTAACATAATCCAGAACGCGGGAAACGAGCCAGCCGGATTCGAGCTGAACGTGAACGTTGCCTGCAGTCCTGCTGGCAATCGCG ACTTTCGAACGGTGCCTACGATCGGTGGTGCCTGTAAACGAAGCGATTTGCTCCTCGATCCACGGACCCACTACGTCGAGCCGGTGCTGAACTTGGAGAACACGGGTCCGCAGATCGATCACACACGGAGCTACACCTCGGTTAGCCTGACGCTTAGGCCGCCATCCTCGGAACCGCAACCTCCGATCGACATCAGATCGCAGGGCTCTAGTCTGACTTACTCGAGCTCCTCCCTGGATCCCAGGGGCTTTCAAAGTCGTCTCCAAATCAGCATAGGCGCTGGAGCCGTTGGCAGCGCGGCGGCCGCAAGGATCAGACCTCCGATGGGCCCCAACAGGCCCAACAGTTTGATACCACCGGTACAAACCGGTCCTCAAAGGCCACCAG TTGCAGGTCTCCCAGCAGGACCGCCTAGTCAATTGCCGAGACCCACGACGACGATGAGCGCCCCGACCACACCTTGCGTACCATCGACAACGAACATCGTCCCTCCCATTAGCCTTCCAACGACACCGTCAGGACCGACGACGACCTCGCCACCCTCCAGTCCCATTGGCGAACGTACACAGGCCAATTCCGATCAAAGTCGATCGCCGTTGAATCAAG TGGCGGAACACCAAAGGACATTGGTCGCAGAACAGTGGGCAAGAAAAGAAAGACTCGCCAATGAATTGAGGGCCGAGAAAGGACGActcgaagcgatgaaaaaaGAATTGCAGTTTCTTACGACGCCTCCACAG GAGCTGAAAAAAAAGTTGAGAAGCGAGATCTATCAACTGCAGGTTGAGTGCGACAGACTCTTGGGTGAAGAATCAATGGATCAATGGTTGGACCCAAGAA TACCTTTGGGCGAAACGAACGAAAAGTTTTATGAAGATATTTATACAGGCCAGCCTCTACCGTCGAGGCGTACTGACAGTTCTAATCCACCACCTCTGCCAAGTCAGCCACCTGCCTGGCAACCGGAACTGACTGGTAACAATATTGACAGAGAAGAACGAGACGGACCTCCTTGGGTCTGTAAGATGTGCACGTTTAATAATCATCCATTGATGAACAAATGCGAGCAGTGTGACATGCCGAGACTGTTGGATCATGGAAACGCAGGTACGATTTCCAGAAAATCGATAGAGGACATTGGGACACGGTTCACGCGGTTGGACATCGATCCATCACCTTCGCCGTCCCCGAAATAA